The following are encoded in a window of Athene noctua chromosome 29, bAthNoc1.hap1.1, whole genome shotgun sequence genomic DNA:
- the PFDN2 gene encoding prefoldin subunit 2, translating to MADSAKGRPAAVPGGKALTAEQVVARFNRLRQEQRGLASKAAELELELNEHSLVIETLRDVDPTRKCYRMVGGILVERTVKEVLPALESNKEQISKIIETLNQQLQAKGRELNEFREKHNIRLVGEDDPKQPPKEGAEGAKGGSAGVLVS from the exons ATGGCGGACAGCGCGAAGGGGCGGCCGGCGGCCGTGCCCGGGGGGAAGGCGCTGACGGCGGAGCAG gTGGTGGCGCGGTTCAACCGGCTGCGGCAGGAGCAGCGCGGCCTCGCCTCGAAGGCGgcggagctggagctggagctgaaCGAGCACag CCTGGTGATCGAGACGCTGCGGGACGTGGACCCCACGCGGAAGTGTTACCGCATGGTGGGCGGCATCTTGGTGGAGCGGACGGTGAAGGAGGTTCTGCCGGCGCTGGAGAGCAACAAGGAACAG ATCAGCAAAATCATCGAGACGCTGAACCAGCAGCTGCAGGCCAAGGGCCGGGAGCTGAACGAGTTCCGGGAGAAGCACAACATCCGCCTGGTGGGGGAGGACGACCCCAAGCAGCCCCCCAAGGAGGGCGCCGAGGGGGCCAAGGGCGGCTCCGCCGGCGTCCTGGTCTCCtag